Proteins encoded together in one Stigmatella aurantiaca window:
- a CDS encoding LolA family protein → MLIETLLVSLLSAQAAPPAAPTASKPAPVAKGSVAPEVKTLVDRMQAFYEKTEDFQSSFKQDYKYKTFRRTQTSTGMVTYKKPGLMRWEYEKPSPRTFVLAGNKVYAYDPGAQSLTVGSVDTNTLSASVTFLFGQGRLADEFNITKGTCTDCKGTLLVLDPAQADPRFKQVRLEVDPKTAQVLKSTVIDPDGSENAISFLNLKTNVGISKDSFRLDPPEGTRIDDFTKQGK, encoded by the coding sequence ATGCTGATCGAGACCTTGCTCGTGTCCTTGCTGTCCGCACAAGCAGCCCCTCCAGCGGCGCCTACCGCTTCCAAGCCTGCCCCCGTGGCCAAAGGCAGCGTGGCCCCCGAGGTGAAGACGCTCGTCGACCGGATGCAGGCCTTCTACGAGAAGACCGAGGACTTCCAGTCCAGCTTCAAGCAGGACTACAAGTACAAGACGTTCCGCCGCACGCAGACCTCCACGGGCATGGTGACGTACAAGAAGCCCGGGCTGATGCGCTGGGAGTACGAGAAGCCCTCGCCCCGCACCTTCGTGCTCGCGGGCAACAAGGTGTACGCGTACGACCCCGGGGCGCAGAGCCTCACCGTGGGCAGCGTGGACACCAACACGCTCTCCGCCTCGGTGACGTTCCTCTTCGGGCAGGGCCGCCTGGCCGATGAGTTCAACATCACCAAGGGCACCTGCACCGACTGCAAGGGCACGCTGCTGGTGCTGGACCCGGCGCAGGCCGACCCGCGCTTCAAGCAGGTCCGCCTGGAGGTGGACCCGAAGACCGCGCAGGTGCTCAAGAGCACCGTGATTGACCCGGATGGCAGCGAGAATGCCATCTCCTTCCTGAACCTGAAGACGAACGTGGGCATCTCCAAGGACAGCTTCCGGCTGGATCCCCCCGAGGGCACCCGCATCGACGACTTCACCAAGCAGGGAAAGTAG